Below is a genomic region from Actinoallomurus bryophytorum.
TCGTTGAGCAGTCCGACGATGTTGGTCCCGTCCATCTCCAGCATGCTCGCGAGCGCCTGCTGGGTGCAGCCTTCGTTCCCGCGCAACACGGTAAGGGCGACCAGATGCCGCGGTCGGAGACCGAGCGGCGCGAGCACCGACTCGGCGCGCAGGCGTATGCGTCGCGCCAGGTGGTCGAGCAGCGCGCCCGACCGGTGCGTTTGCTGGTTGACGGGCGGAGGAGCCACGAACGAAGTGTATCCCAGAGCACCCTGGATCCATGTGATACAAATGATTTGTCCTACACAAATCATCCATGGGAGATCATCAATATGTCGCACCTGCTGCACATCGACTCGAGCATCCGGGGCGAGCACTCCATCAGCCGCAGGCTCACCGCCCGTGCCGCCGACGCATGGCGCGCCGCGCATCCCGGGGGCACCGTCACGCATCGCGACCTGGGACGCGACCCCCTCCCGCACCTCGACGAGGCCGGCGGCCTGGCGCGGATCACGCCGCCCGACCGGCACACCGCGGCCCAGGCCGCCTCGTGGGAGCTCACCCGCCGGCTGGTCGAGGAGGTGCGGCAGGCGGACACGGTCATGCTCGGCCTCCCGCTCTACAACTACGGCGCGCCCAGCAGCGTCAAGGCCTGGGTCGACCACCTCGTCGCCCCGGGTCTTTCGCTCGACCCGGAGACCGGCACCGGTCTCCTCGGCGGCCG
It encodes:
- a CDS encoding FMN-dependent NADH-azoreductase, with amino-acid sequence MSHLLHIDSSIRGEHSISRRLTARAADAWRAAHPGGTVTHRDLGRDPLPHLDEAGGLARITPPDRHTAAQAASWELTRRLVEEVRQADTVMLGLPLYNYGAPSSVKAWVDHLVAPGLSLDPETGTGLLGGREFLVLASRGGGYGEGTPRDGWDHAEAWLPHGVSAMGLEPRFITAELTLAEVQPAMAELIPLARESLAAAEEAIDRLWSTESVPA